In the genome of Carnobacterium viridans, one region contains:
- a CDS encoding DUF4352 domain-containing protein, which yields MAKKKLFDEHGNEVKGKLKKPFYKKVWFWVLAVIVVAAIGGGLGGEETTSDTTAADTKETTESTPAKEEPTFKVGDVVTVGDMEYTVNGLEVSKSVGPSIMPTEAKGTFLIVDLTVKNNGNEAVMVDSSFFKLKEGDKSFEADAAGSMSANQGDDGQITNSFFLENLNPDIEMQGKIVFDISEEQANSTKTQLEVATGAFGTETELINLH from the coding sequence ATGGCGAAGAAGAAATTGTTTGACGAACACGGTAATGAAGTGAAAGGTAAATTAAAAAAACCTTTTTATAAGAAAGTTTGGTTCTGGGTTTTAGCTGTTATTGTTGTAGCTGCTATTGGTGGAGGTTTAGGCGGAGAAGAAACTACATCTGACACGACTGCTGCTGATACAAAAGAAACAACTGAATCAACTCCAGCTAAAGAAGAACCAACATTTAAAGTTGGCGATGTAGTGACCGTTGGAGATATGGAATATACAGTTAATGGATTGGAAGTTAGCAAATCAGTTGGTCCAAGCATCATGCCTACAGAAGCTAAAGGAACTTTCTTGATTGTGGATTTAACAGTTAAAAATAACGGAAACGAAGCTGTAATGGTTGATAGTTCTTTCTTCAAATTAAAAGAAGGTGATAAAAGTTTTGAAGCAGATGCTGCGGGTTCTATGTCTGCTAATCAAGGAGACGATGGACAAATTACAAACTCTTTCTTCTTAGAAAACTTAAATCCTGATATTGAAATGCAAGGAAAAATTGTATTTGATATTTCTGAAGAACAAGCAAACTCTACAAAAACACAATTAGAAGTTGCTACTGGCGCTTTTGGAACTGAAACAGAATTAATTAACTTACATTAA
- a CDS encoding ImmA/IrrE family metallo-endopeptidase, translated as MDSVFDLLELNNIELVLISIESNGYYDPALNIIFINQLLDEEKQKEVILHELGHVLNHKDLASLYSNKSYRSKMENEATKFMIKYLINECEGQFNYSSVLEKYNLGIGWEGKIK; from the coding sequence ATGGATAGCGTCTTTGATTTACTTGAACTAAATAACATTGAGTTAGTTTTGATAAGTATTGAGAGCAATGGATATTATGATCCTGCTCTAAATATCATTTTCATTAATCAACTATTAGATGAGGAAAAACAAAAAGAGGTCATCCTTCATGAATTAGGACATGTTCTTAATCATAAGGATTTAGCTTCTTTATATAGCAATAAATCATACCGTTCTAAAATGGAAAACGAAGCAACTAAGTTTATGATTAAATACTTGATAAATGAATGTGAAGGACAATTCAATTATTCGAGTGTTTTAGAAAAGTATAATTTAGGTATAGGTTGGGAAGGCAAAATTAAATAA
- a CDS encoding helix-turn-helix domain-containing protein — protein sequence MGIVDRIKILCDSHKTTFAEVERHVGLSNGQIRRWDTASPKLENIEKVADYFDVSVDYLRGKDTKVTLPTDLDKVLDGMMSFDGKPMTENDRESIRAYLEGRFSDK from the coding sequence ATGGGAATAGTAGACAGAATAAAAATATTGTGCGATAGTCATAAAACGACTTTTGCGGAGGTTGAAAGACACGTAGGTTTATCTAATGGACAAATTAGAAGATGGGATACTGCTTCTCCAAAATTAGAGAATATAGAAAAAGTGGCTGATTACTTTGATGTTTCAGTTGACTACCTACGAGGAAAAGATACTAAAGTTACGTTGCCTACTGATTTAGATAAAGTTTTAGACGGCATGATGAGTTTTGACGGAAAACCTATGACTGAAAATGATAGAGAGTCAATTCGTGCTTATCTTGAAGGAAGATTTAGCGATAAGTGA
- a CDS encoding siphovirus Gp157 family protein — translation MNLYKLTQNYQNVLEIAEQLDAETLKDTLDSIDEAINDKVENTAYVIKQLGANVDAYASEIKRMQAAKSAMENNAKNLKLYIQESMEKVGLDKVQGKLIKVAIQKNQPSVVVTDEKKLSKYFIEQPPQLNKTILKEDLNNGVKVDGAELQSTRSIRIR, via the coding sequence ATGAATTTATACAAACTAACACAAAACTATCAAAATGTACTAGAAATTGCTGAACAATTAGATGCTGAAACGTTAAAAGACACACTAGATTCAATTGACGAAGCTATTAATGACAAAGTTGAAAACACTGCTTACGTGATTAAACAATTAGGTGCAAATGTAGATGCTTATGCAAGTGAAATTAAACGGATGCAAGCTGCTAAGTCAGCGATGGAAAACAATGCTAAAAACTTAAAACTTTACATCCAAGAGTCAATGGAAAAAGTTGGATTGGACAAGGTGCAAGGCAAATTAATCAAAGTGGCCATCCAGAAAAACCAGCCAAGTGTAGTGGTAACTGATGAAAAGAAACTATCTAAGTATTTCATTGAACAGCCGCCACAATTGAATAAAACGATCCTTAAAGAAGATTTGAATAATGGCGTAAAAGTAGACGGTGCTGAGTTACAAAGCACTAGAAGTATTCGGATTAGATAA
- a CDS encoding AAA family ATPase, producing the protein MKATDIKKYQNWSCIIYSEPGIGKTTMIKSLTGKTIVFSIDGMYQVLHNLENVDIITMDAQEPNKELGNFYRFVVKNKDEYDNIVIDNLSTFQKFWLNAQATLSKSGMPEIKDYGVIDRVLLDFIASFKKLKKNLLFFAHEKKVEITRESGGVYTQFQPDIRNLDAIMGIVPIVGRMVIMKEPETQKRKRVIVLQPTQSTRAKDQLIGNLQTIDQLELLPTLQKN; encoded by the coding sequence ATGAAAGCAACCGATATTAAAAAATATCAAAATTGGTCATGCATTATTTATTCCGAACCAGGCATAGGTAAAACAACCATGATTAAATCATTAACTGGTAAAACGATTGTGTTTTCTATCGATGGCATGTATCAAGTTCTTCACAATTTGGAGAACGTTGACATCATAACAATGGACGCACAAGAACCAAATAAAGAATTAGGTAACTTTTACCGCTTTGTTGTAAAGAACAAAGACGAGTATGACAACATCGTAATCGATAACTTATCAACGTTCCAAAAGTTCTGGTTAAATGCACAAGCAACATTATCCAAAAGCGGCATGCCAGAAATAAAAGATTATGGAGTAATCGATAGAGTGCTACTTGATTTCATCGCAAGCTTCAAAAAACTTAAAAAAAATCTATTGTTTTTTGCACACGAAAAGAAAGTTGAAATCACGCGAGAAAGTGGCGGAGTATATACCCAATTTCAACCAGATATTCGCAACCTTGACGCAATTATGGGAATTGTTCCTATTGTGGGGCGCATGGTCATTATGAAAGAACCAGAAACACAAAAAAGAAAAAGAGTCATCGTACTCCAGCCTACTCAATCGACTAGGGCTAAAGATCAACTTATTGGAAACCTACAAACGATTGATCAATTAGAATTGTTACCAACTTTACAAAAAAACTAA
- a CDS encoding ATP-dependent DNA helicase, translating into MKPFTQSLESNIKQTFTYSHAKNKYNYEGRAEGYDSLSFFKRMLVQKNPFQILMDLDRVAFKRAKQIILTHEIPYTPKQEEQARIYHEVTERMQKDRSDIVPMYQENLEGTGVVIYKEPFFLTTVETIKLHDIINHMPKSQKTHNVVYEHRLSKQISSSKEQLNALQKCLSNQTSVLIGGAGTGKSFVTAEIIKQLQANGKNVSVLAPTHKAKEALQDKIGTTSTVRTIHSFVHKPNDCDAIVIDESGMLSTPLLLKLLNHHTTEQLIFVGDKNQLPPIEYGRPFERIQKLFPTSELKENKRSESADIIALGREILGIPQNANMRMPNIALVSSISEAHAQGAEVVLSFMNNTVKQINEERKIKNGIQTLSPLFSVGDKIIATTNEAGRFYNGQLFKITHPNRAVNQKTNVPIIFRSRKDLEHNFSLAYGLTIHKSQGSEWDVVAYQPSSYDTQNLAYVAVTRAKKRLIIIGNDIKNEYKKDKDWSQLV; encoded by the coding sequence ATGAAACCTTTTACGCAATCTTTAGAATCAAATATCAAACAAACATTTACCTATTCTCATGCAAAAAACAAGTACAACTATGAAGGCCGGGCAGAGGGATACGATTCTCTGTCTTTCTTCAAAAGAATGTTAGTGCAAAAAAATCCTTTTCAAATACTGATGGATTTGGATCGAGTAGCTTTTAAACGCGCTAAACAAATCATTTTAACTCACGAAATACCTTATACACCAAAACAAGAAGAACAAGCTCGCATTTATCATGAAGTAACTGAACGTATGCAAAAGGATAGAAGTGATATCGTACCGATGTATCAAGAAAATTTAGAAGGAACAGGCGTAGTTATTTACAAAGAACCCTTCTTTTTAACAACAGTCGAAACAATCAAGCTTCATGACATCATCAACCATATGCCGAAGTCACAAAAGACGCATAACGTCGTATATGAACATCGTTTATCTAAACAAATATCGTCGTCAAAAGAACAACTTAACGCCTTGCAGAAATGTTTATCAAATCAAACATCTGTATTAATTGGTGGAGCAGGAACAGGAAAAAGTTTTGTAACAGCCGAAATTATTAAGCAACTACAAGCGAACGGAAAAAATGTTTCTGTACTTGCACCAACTCACAAAGCGAAAGAAGCACTACAAGATAAGATAGGCACGACTTCAACCGTCCGTACTATTCATTCATTCGTACACAAGCCAAATGATTGCGATGCAATTGTGATAGATGAAAGCGGCATGTTGTCAACACCACTACTTTTAAAACTGCTGAACCATCACACGACTGAACAATTGATATTCGTTGGTGATAAAAACCAACTGCCGCCAATCGAATATGGCAGACCTTTTGAACGTATTCAAAAACTGTTCCCAACAAGTGAATTAAAAGAAAATAAACGATCAGAATCAGCTGACATTATCGCATTAGGCCGTGAAATACTAGGTATTCCTCAAAACGCAAACATGAGAATGCCAAACATTGCTTTAGTTTCTTCAATATCTGAAGCACATGCACAAGGTGCGGAAGTTGTGCTTTCGTTCATGAATAACACTGTTAAACAAATAAATGAAGAACGAAAAATAAAGAATGGTATTCAAACACTTTCTCCATTATTTTCAGTCGGCGATAAAATCATCGCAACAACAAACGAAGCTGGACGATTCTACAATGGTCAACTATTTAAAATTACACATCCAAATCGTGCAGTCAATCAAAAAACAAACGTGCCTATCATATTCCGTTCCAGAAAAGACTTGGAACACAACTTTTCACTTGCTTACGGTCTAACCATCCACAAATCACAAGGAAGTGAATGGGACGTAGTAGCTTATCAACCAAGTTCTTATGACACACAGAATTTAGCTTATGTTGCTGTAACTCGTGCTAAAAAACGTCTTATCATCATTGGAAATGACATAAAGAACGAGTACAAAAAAGACAAAGATTGGAGCCAACTCGTTTGA
- a CDS encoding crossover junction endodeoxyribonuclease RuvC, translated as MKLIAFDQSTTATGWCLMDQETSTILEHGVITPEGSTNERIRKIIKKCMYLCDFHQVTFVFIEGIQVQKNPKVYEILAKLQGTLEICLEERNYIVNVVKSSEWRKRVGIKSKKRIELKAEAIQMVSELYNINPTEDECEAILFARAYSEQLEVSK; from the coding sequence TTGAAACTTATCGCATTTGACCAATCCACCACTGCAACTGGTTGGTGTCTAATGGATCAAGAAACGTCAACCATTTTAGAACATGGTGTAATCACTCCAGAAGGTTCGACGAATGAACGTATTCGCAAAATAATTAAGAAGTGTATGTACTTATGCGACTTTCACCAAGTGACGTTTGTTTTCATCGAAGGCATCCAAGTTCAGAAAAATCCTAAAGTATACGAAATACTAGCAAAACTTCAAGGTACGCTAGAAATATGTTTAGAAGAAAGAAACTACATTGTCAACGTGGTCAAATCATCTGAATGGCGTAAACGTGTAGGAATCAAATCAAAAAAACGCATAGAACTAAAAGCAGAAGCCATTCAAATGGTTAGCGAACTTTATAACATAAATCCTACAGAAGATGAATGTGAAGCCATCCTTTTTGCTAGAGCTTACTCAGAACAACTGGAGGTATCCAAATGA
- a CDS encoding DNA-methyltransferase encodes MGKIKMELYRDHFQNYKRYNIPKAQLVIADIPYNLGNNAYASSNQWYVGGDNKNGESKLANTSFFKTDENFNLAEYMHFCSKLLKKEPKEKNQAPAMIVFCSYQQMPIVEEYGRKYGFKNSYPLFFIKNTSSQVLKSNMKIVGATEHAVVLYRDKLPKFRNGKTEDVKGKMIKNWFEWKRDSKKEYPRVHPTQKPVNVIKQLIEIFTDEGDVVIDPCAGSGSTLRAAYELDRNSFGFEIEKEFYEKSKETMLNVEHIVKNEQLEMSI; translated from the coding sequence ATGGGTAAAATTAAAATGGAATTATACAGAGATCACTTTCAAAATTATAAAAGGTACAACATACCAAAAGCACAATTGGTAATCGCAGATATACCGTATAACTTAGGGAACAATGCATATGCTTCAAGCAATCAATGGTACGTAGGTGGAGACAATAAAAACGGAGAAAGTAAGTTAGCAAACACTTCTTTTTTTAAAACGGACGAAAATTTCAACCTTGCTGAATACATGCACTTTTGTAGCAAATTATTAAAAAAAGAACCTAAAGAAAAGAATCAAGCTCCTGCCATGATTGTATTTTGCTCTTACCAACAAATGCCAATAGTTGAAGAATACGGACGAAAGTACGGATTTAAAAATTCATATCCTTTGTTCTTTATAAAAAACACAAGTTCTCAAGTGTTGAAATCGAACATGAAAATTGTTGGAGCAACTGAGCATGCTGTAGTGCTTTACCGCGATAAGTTACCCAAGTTCAGGAACGGAAAAACAGAAGATGTGAAAGGCAAAATGATTAAAAACTGGTTTGAGTGGAAGCGTGACAGTAAAAAAGAATATCCAAGAGTACATCCAACACAAAAACCAGTAAATGTTATTAAACAATTGATAGAAATATTTACAGATGAAGGTGATGTAGTCATTGATCCTTGTGCTGGAAGTGGTTCAACATTAAGAGCGGCTTATGAATTAGACAGAAATAGTTTTGGCTTCGAAATCGAAAAAGAATTTTATGAAAAATCAAAAGAGACCATGTTGAACGTTGAGCATATTGTTAAAAACGAACAATTAGAAATGAGTATTTAA
- a CDS encoding DUF1642 domain-containing protein has protein sequence MSKEKKYHVILPNVKNCYLAKSIESKFSDEFYNFLDHIPVMPERWTNKWGMGWQVEFTEQEIKAVDSRYFQFAEEVPNE, from the coding sequence ATGAGTAAAGAAAAGAAATATCATGTAATTTTGCCAAATGTTAAGAATTGTTATTTGGCTAAGTCCATTGAATCGAAATTTTCAGACGAGTTTTATAATTTTTTAGACCATATTCCAGTTATGCCAGAACGATGGACGAATAAATGGGGTATGGGTTGGCAAGTTGAATTTACAGAACAAGAAATAAAAGCAGTCGATTCACGATACTTTCAGTTTGCGGAAGAGGTGCCAAATGAATGA
- a CDS encoding DUF658 family protein → MKLSTEFYDQLNAIKNFNQLDYNDPQVVAIRLRADHELTAMDQKGEYTSLKKSPRQKRPNSIYDLYENGKVIATGTANEIAEQTGIKKNTIVKFGTPKYVQGIDKKVNKYAEKVGKK, encoded by the coding sequence ATGAAACTATCAACCGAATTTTACGACCAATTAAACGCAATCAAAAACTTCAACCAATTAGATTACAACGATCCACAAGTGGTGGCTATCAGATTGCGTGCAGACCATGAGTTAACTGCTATGGATCAAAAAGGTGAATACACTAGCTTAAAAAAATCTCCACGCCAAAAAAGACCAAATTCTATTTACGACTTATATGAGAATGGTAAAGTAATAGCTACTGGTACTGCGAATGAGATAGCAGAACAAACGGGAATTAAAAAGAATACAATTGTTAAATTTGGAACGCCTAAGTACGTTCAAGGGATAGATAAGAAGGTAAATAAATACGCTGAGAAAGTTGGTAAGAAATGA